From Streptomyces sp. NBC_00683, one genomic window encodes:
- a CDS encoding AraC family transcriptional regulator: protein MISALNQLVDLVEEHLVEELDVDRLAGALGTTEYHLRRMFSSLAGMPLSEYVRRRRMTVAAADVVRGEEDLLDIAVRHGYGSSEAFGRAFRAVHGVGPGDVRRDGGPLRTQPQLRFRLTVEGILPMDTRLTDRPAFRLVGHAARVPLIHRGVNPHIQEHITALPQEEHGRLKALSDTEPAGLLQVSDDLDPDGREGSELTYLHGVALSRDTPVPDGLDTIEVPAGMWAVFRTSGPHPHALQTTWAATATEWFPSNPWRLRPGPSVVAVLERADDFSTATCELWLPVEPA, encoded by the coding sequence GTGATCTCGGCACTCAACCAGCTCGTCGATCTTGTCGAGGAGCACCTCGTCGAGGAGCTCGACGTCGACAGGTTGGCCGGAGCGCTCGGCACCACCGAGTACCACCTGCGTCGGATGTTCTCGTCGTTGGCCGGTATGCCGCTGTCGGAGTACGTGCGGCGGCGCCGCATGACCGTCGCCGCCGCCGACGTCGTCCGGGGCGAGGAGGACCTGCTGGACATCGCCGTCCGGCACGGATACGGCTCGAGTGAGGCGTTCGGACGCGCGTTCCGAGCGGTCCACGGTGTCGGCCCCGGTGACGTACGCCGTGACGGAGGCCCCTTGCGCACGCAACCGCAGCTCAGGTTCCGCCTGACCGTCGAAGGGATTCTCCCCATGGACACCCGCCTCACCGACCGCCCCGCATTCAGGCTGGTAGGACACGCAGCCCGAGTTCCGCTCATTCACCGGGGCGTCAACCCGCATATCCAGGAACACATCACCGCGCTGCCCCAGGAGGAGCACGGGCGACTGAAGGCCCTCAGCGACACCGAACCCGCGGGCTTGCTGCAGGTCAGTGACGACCTCGACCCCGACGGCAGGGAGGGCAGCGAACTGACCTACCTGCACGGAGTGGCTCTCAGCCGGGACACGCCGGTCCCGGACGGGCTCGACACCATCGAGGTGCCGGCTGGAATGTGGGCGGTCTTCCGTACCAGCGGACCGCATCCGCATGCCCTGCAGACGACCTGGGCCGCGACCGCGACCGAGTGGTTCCCCTCCAACCCGTGGCGGCTACGGCCGGGGCCTTCGGTCGTCGCGGTCCTCGAGCGCGCGGACGATTTCAGCACGGCGACCTGCGAGCTGTGGCTTCCCGTCGAACCCGCGTGA
- a CDS encoding DUF6281 family protein, whose product MSWTERSAGLLVAAAMVMSVAACTADSGGGGASCVNRYTYQDSSYRDVANVEFTPGKKLGVATKPPCEDTGGQDKSEEPDTTETAYEVDGISPKVAIAIGDTPKTATFFSVYSGSELPPEVQRLIDGS is encoded by the coding sequence ATGAGCTGGACCGAGCGATCCGCCGGCTTGCTGGTGGCGGCGGCCATGGTGATGTCAGTAGCCGCGTGCACGGCCGACAGCGGTGGCGGTGGGGCCTCCTGCGTCAATCGGTACACCTACCAGGACAGTTCGTATCGAGACGTGGCGAACGTTGAATTCACACCCGGGAAGAAGCTCGGCGTCGCCACCAAACCACCCTGCGAAGACACCGGCGGCCAGGACAAGAGCGAGGAGCCGGATACGACGGAGACGGCCTACGAAGTGGACGGCATCTCTCCCAAGGTTGCCATCGCCATCGGGGACACACCGAAGACAGCCACGTTCTTCTCCGTCTACTCCGGCTCAGAGCTCCCGCCCGAGGTGCAGAGACTGATCGACGGCTCCTGA
- a CDS encoding LuxR C-terminal-related transcriptional regulator: MRRALRRSEETADVGLVALGVTVAEEELYRHLLRSGPASAEELAAALLEPHAEVARRTEALAALQLVTLTAGAPERWVAAAPEVAVERLMECRQRELNRARGGLARLMDEYRSGHRPGAVAGPVEVVEGAERCGRRYAETVANTAKELLVLSRPPFVIHGGVSLDVLGTLDRNVRCRSIYDRRALDLPHSVADITSYQAAGEQVRVVDELPLKLLISDRTTALLPGGDDRPGEWFVVSGSTLVEGLVSLFELLWERSVPLVPVHAETDVTEAGLPASDIQLLGLLFAGLTDAAIARQLSTSVRTVQRRLTRLMERAGVGNRAQLAWHAARGGWLTH; this comes from the coding sequence ATGCGGCGCGCACTACGCCGGAGCGAGGAGACCGCAGACGTCGGACTCGTAGCCCTCGGGGTGACCGTGGCCGAGGAAGAGCTCTACCGGCACCTGCTGCGCTCGGGCCCGGCGTCCGCCGAGGAGCTCGCCGCTGCGCTGCTGGAGCCGCACGCGGAAGTGGCACGACGGACCGAGGCACTGGCTGCGCTGCAACTGGTCACCCTGACGGCCGGCGCGCCGGAACGGTGGGTGGCCGCGGCTCCGGAAGTGGCGGTGGAGCGGCTCATGGAGTGCCGCCAGCGGGAGCTGAACCGGGCCCGCGGTGGGCTGGCCCGGCTAATGGACGAGTACAGGTCGGGCCATCGGCCCGGTGCGGTGGCAGGCCCGGTCGAGGTGGTCGAGGGCGCCGAGCGCTGCGGGCGCCGATACGCGGAGACCGTGGCGAACACCGCCAAGGAGCTGCTCGTGCTCAGCAGGCCGCCGTTCGTCATCCACGGTGGTGTCTCCCTCGATGTCCTGGGCACCCTCGACCGGAACGTCCGTTGCCGGTCGATCTACGACCGGCGCGCCCTGGACCTGCCGCACTCCGTCGCCGACATCACCTCCTACCAGGCCGCGGGCGAGCAGGTGCGCGTCGTCGACGAACTTCCCTTGAAGCTGCTGATCTCGGACCGGACGACGGCGCTTCTCCCTGGCGGCGACGACCGGCCCGGCGAGTGGTTCGTGGTCTCCGGCAGCACGTTGGTGGAGGGCCTGGTGTCGCTGTTCGAGCTGCTGTGGGAACGCAGCGTCCCGCTCGTCCCGGTGCACGCCGAGACGGACGTGACGGAGGCCGGACTGCCCGCATCCGACATCCAACTGCTCGGGCTGCTCTTCGCCGGGCTCACGGACGCGGCGATCGCCCGCCAGCTCAGCACGAGCGTGCGTACCGTGCAGCGGCGCCTGACCCGGCTGATGGAGCGGGCGGGCGTGGGAAACCGCGCGCAGCTCGCCTGGCACGCGGCGCGCGGCGGGTGGCTCACCCATTAG